A DNA window from Impatiens glandulifera chromosome 7, dImpGla2.1, whole genome shotgun sequence contains the following coding sequences:
- the LOC124910558 gene encoding lysine-specific demethylase JMJ706: MNRSGGDALRGPSPCGVRLHKSADIFSQSTGASNDKHVFIKRGVSKFDLDDLEWTEKIPECPVYYPSKEEFQDPLVYLQKISPEASRFGICKIVCPFSASVPAGMVLMKEKVGFRFTTRVQPLRLAEWDTDDKVTFFMSGRSYSFRDFEKMANKFFARRYCSAGGLPNSYMEKEFWHEICCGKTESVEYACDVDGSAFSSSPSDQLGKSKWNLKKLSRLPKSILRLLETTIPGVTEPMLYIGMIFSMFAWHVEDHYLYSINYHHCGAAKTWYGVPGHMALNFEKVVKEHVYSREILSSDGEDGAFDVLLGKTTLFPPNILWEHNVPVYKAVQKPGEFVVTFPRAYHAGFSHGFNCGEAVNFAMGDWFPLGSVASRRYALLNRIPLLPHDELLCKEAMLLHTSLAHKDPISSSMDLIYHQVIKVSFVRLMRFQHRSRWCLMKSGSYMDVSTISHGTVLCNLCKRDCYVAFLDCSSCLLPVCLRHSASTCQCGNKLTLYLRDDIIEMEDAAKKFELEDDVISDIQPPYRNSDDYFDLLSKFPKAEEDGYSPYCDINLENLQRSGASSQSVGYQQCYGGSEIKNGAKYPESDESDSEIFRVKRRSSLKLEQRSDNDSLTKFHHQGIRRLKRSEARFEKPKCIESSIITNDCGLSSSRACLNSVSRDMVGRPPISIKLKRPKEEHETTFMEPPRIDNSRLFKKDLGNMIREPTVEIGPPKRLKVRGLPSFGS, encoded by the exons ATGAATCGAAGTGGAGGTGATGCCTTAAGGGGTCCTTCTCCATGTGGTGTAAGATTACATAAAAGTGCAGACATATTTTCTCAATCAACGGGAGCTTCAAATGATAAACATGTATTTATCAAGCGTGGGGTTTCTAAATTTGACCTAGATGATCTTGAATGGACGGAAAAAATTCCAGAGTGTCCTGTCTACTATCCAAGTAAAGAGGAATTTCAAGATCCCTTGGTCTATTTGCAAAAGATATCTCCTGAGGCCTCTAGATTTG GTATATGCAAGATCGTTTGCCCATTCAGTGCTTCTGTGCCTGCTGGTATGGTACTAATGAAAGAGAAAGTTGGTTTTAGATTTACAACCAGAGTGCAACCTCTTCGTCTGGCTGAATGGGATACTGATGACAAGGTTACTTTCTTCATGAGTGGAAG AAGTTACTCCTTTCGAGATTTCGAGAAGATGGCGAACAAGTTTTTTGCTCGTAGGTACTGTAGTGCTGGAGGCCTTCCAAACAGTTATATGGAAAAAGAGTTCTGGCATGAAATATGTTGTGGGAAGACGGAAAGTGTTGAATATGCCTGTGATGTTGATGGCAGTGCCTTTTCATCTTCTCCTAGTGATCAGCTTGGCAAAAGCAAATGGAATCTGAAG AAACTTTCTCGGCTTCCAAAATCTATCCTACGTCTGCTAGAAACAACAATTCCG GGAGTTACTGAACCGATGCTCTATATTGGAATGATATTCAGTATGTTTGCCTGGCACGTAGAGGATCATTACTTGTATAG TATCAATTATCATCATTGTGGGGCAGCAAAAACTTGGTATGGTGTTCCTGGTCACATGgcattaaattttgaaaaggtGGTGAAGGAGCATGTTTATAGCCGCGAAATTCTGTCATCTGATGGGGAGGATGGAGCATTTGATGTTCTCTTGGGGAAAACAACATTATTCCCTCCAAATATTTTGTGGGAACACAATGTTCCTGTCTACAAGGCTGTACAAAAGCCTGGCGAATTTGTAGTTACCTTCCCTAGAGCTTACCATGCAGGATTTAGTCATG GGTTTAATTGTGGTGAAGCTGTAAATTTTGCAATGGGTGATTGGTTCCCCTTAGGATCAGTTGCTAGCAGGCGTTATGCTCTTCTTAACAGGATACCTCTCCTCCCTCACGATGAACTACTATGCAAGGAGGCTATGCTGCTTCATACTAGTTTGGCACACAAAGATCCTATATCATCATCTATGGATTTGATATATCATCAAGTCATTAAAGTTTCGTTCGTAAGGTTGATGAGATTCCAGCATCGATCTCGATGGTGTCTTATGAAATCAGGCTCTTACATGGATGTTTCCACAATTTCCCACGGAACTGTTTTATGTAACTTGTGCAAACGTGATTGTTACGTAGCATTTCTCGACTGCAGTAGTTGTTTGCTTCCAGTGTGCCTTCGTCATT CGGCATCTACCTGTCAATGTGGAAACAAGCTTACTCTATATCTGAGGGATGATATCATCGAAATGGAAGATGCTGCCAAGAAGTTTGAACTGGAAGATGATGTGATATCTGATATTCAACCGCCATATAGAAATAGTgatgattattttgatttattgagCAAATTCCCCAAAGCTGAAGAGGATGGATATTCTCCTTATTGTGATATCAACTTGGAAAACTTGCAAAGGAGTGGTGCATCTTCACAATCAGTTGGTTATCAACAATGTTATGGAGGTTCGGAGATTAAGAATGGTGCAAAATATCCAGAGAGTGATGAGTCTGACTCAGAGATATTCAGGGTTAAACGCCGTTCCTCGCTGAAACTGGAGCAGAGAAGTGATAACGATTCTCTCACAAAATTCCATCATCAG GGTATAAGAAGACTAAAAAGATCAGAGGCAAGATTTGAGAAGCCAAAATGTATCGAAAGCTCGATAATAACAAATGACTGTGGGTTAAGCAGTTCTAGAGCATGCCTCAATAGTGTTTCCCGGGATATGGTTGGTAGACCTCCAATCTCAATAAAGTTAAAGAGACCGAAAGAAGAACACGAGACTACATTCATGGAACCCCCCAGGATAGACAATAGCAGGTTGTTCAAGAAAGACTTGGGAAACATGATAAGAGAGCCAACTGTCGAGATTGGACCACCGAAGCGCCTCAAAGTGAGGGGTCTCCCATCTTTTGGGTCTTAA